The following are from one region of the Algiphilus sp. genome:
- a CDS encoding pirin family protein, with protein MPQIARRILRHIPGQPTSDGAGVQLRRSIGGSPALRLDPFLMLDEFSSSNPDDYVAGFPPHPHRGFETVTYMLDGRMQHRDHLGNTGDLGPGGVQWMTAGRGVIHSEMPQQREGRMRGFQLWINLPAAEKMQPASYRDIAPDAVPETALDGGVRVRGIAGAVTIGDRALRGAVNAEHERSTDPLYLDLILDPGAAAELPIASGHNAFVYLYEGGAEIDGDAVPLQGATVLTDGDVLTVKAGDDGARLLAIAGKPIGEAVVQYGPFVMNTREEIEQALDDFRRDALTA; from the coding sequence ATGCCCCAGATCGCGCGCCGCATCCTGCGGCACATCCCCGGTCAACCGACCTCCGACGGTGCCGGCGTGCAGCTTCGCCGGAGCATCGGCGGCAGTCCCGCCCTGCGTCTCGACCCCTTCCTGATGCTCGACGAATTCAGCTCGAGCAATCCCGACGACTACGTGGCCGGCTTTCCGCCGCACCCGCACCGCGGTTTCGAGACCGTCACCTACATGCTGGACGGCCGCATGCAGCACCGCGACCACCTCGGCAACACCGGCGATCTCGGGCCCGGCGGCGTGCAGTGGATGACCGCCGGGCGCGGCGTCATCCACTCCGAGATGCCGCAGCAGCGCGAAGGCCGCATGCGCGGCTTCCAGCTCTGGATCAACCTGCCGGCGGCCGAGAAGATGCAGCCTGCCTCCTATCGCGACATCGCACCCGATGCGGTTCCGGAGACCGCGCTGGACGGTGGCGTGCGCGTGCGCGGCATTGCGGGCGCGGTGACGATCGGCGACAGAGCGTTGCGCGGCGCCGTCAACGCCGAGCACGAGCGCAGCACCGACCCGCTCTACCTCGACCTGATCCTCGACCCCGGCGCCGCCGCGGAGTTGCCGATCGCCAGCGGGCACAACGCCTTCGTGTATCTCTACGAAGGCGGCGCGGAGATCGACGGCGATGCCGTGCCGCTGCAGGGGGCGACCGTGCTGACCGACGGCGACGTGCTGACCGTGAAGGCGGGCGACGACGGTGCGCGGCTGCTGGCGATCGCGGGGAAGCCGATCGGCGAGGCCGTTGTGCAGTATGGGCCATTCGTGATGAACACCCGCGAAGAGATCGAGCAGGCCCTCGATGACTTCCGGCGCGATGCGCTCACCGCGTGA
- a CDS encoding amidohydrolase family protein → MEAIDVWAQITTPRMAQQPWLAPLLRWTGQSEASLAQTPAETVAEMDAAGVSMALLSAWYGPAGALISNDEVRAQMDAAPARFRGLASADLTDPMRAVRELRDCLQDERFVGVRMVPWLWDLPPNDRRYYPVYAACIDAGVPFCTQIGHTGPLRRSETGRLIPYLEDVMLDFPELTVVGGHVGFPWLDELMTMSIKFPNFHVDTSAYALARLPPAFVQWMKGPGAGRAMFGSNWPMLSPARCLAGLDQLGLDDEQRAAFLAGNARRVFTRLAGAAP, encoded by the coding sequence ATGGAAGCGATCGATGTGTGGGCCCAGATCACCACGCCGCGCATGGCGCAGCAGCCCTGGCTGGCGCCGCTTCTGCGCTGGACGGGGCAGTCGGAGGCTTCGCTGGCGCAGACCCCGGCGGAGACGGTCGCCGAAATGGACGCGGCCGGCGTATCGATGGCGCTACTGTCCGCCTGGTACGGGCCGGCAGGCGCGCTGATCAGCAATGACGAGGTTCGGGCCCAGATGGACGCGGCCCCGGCGCGCTTCCGGGGACTTGCCTCCGCGGATCTGACCGATCCCATGCGTGCGGTCCGCGAATTGCGGGACTGCCTGCAGGACGAACGCTTCGTCGGCGTCCGCATGGTGCCGTGGCTCTGGGACCTGCCGCCCAACGATCGCCGCTACTACCCGGTCTACGCGGCCTGCATCGACGCCGGAGTGCCGTTCTGCACGCAGATCGGGCACACCGGGCCGCTGCGCCGCTCCGAGACCGGGCGCCTGATCCCGTATCTCGAGGACGTCATGCTCGATTTCCCCGAGCTCACGGTAGTCGGCGGTCACGTCGGCTTCCCGTGGCTGGACGAGCTTATGACCATGAGCATCAAGTTCCCCAACTTCCACGTCGACACCTCCGCCTACGCGCTGGCGCGTCTGCCGCCGGCCTTCGTGCAGTGGATGAAGGGACCGGGGGCGGGGCGTGCGATGTTCGGCTCGAACTGGCCGATGCTGTCGCCCGCGCGCTGTCTCGCCGGCCTCGATCAGCTCGGGCTCGATGACGAACAGCGCGCGGCCTTCCTGGCCGGCAACGCCAGGCGGGTCTTCACGCGTCTGGCTGGCGCTGCGCCCTGA
- a CDS encoding MarR family transcriptional regulator, translated as MSSASPNSADPADLRIYHRVQLAAHRLQKSADRALIGAAGITAAQAAVLTLVEAAPGATQRALARRLGFNESAITAAVGRLETSGALTRQRAPDDGRARVLTLTASGRDALERARAAFGDINARIGESLDDAALHQLADALDRLTAAFAPPTGD; from the coding sequence ATGTCCAGCGCATCCCCGAACAGCGCCGATCCCGCCGACCTGCGGATCTACCACCGTGTGCAGCTGGCAGCGCATCGCCTGCAGAAATCCGCCGACCGGGCGCTGATCGGGGCGGCCGGCATCACCGCCGCCCAGGCCGCAGTGCTCACGCTCGTGGAGGCCGCGCCCGGAGCGACGCAGCGCGCCCTCGCCCGGCGCCTGGGATTCAACGAGTCGGCGATCACCGCCGCGGTCGGGCGTCTGGAGACATCGGGCGCACTGACGCGACAGCGCGCCCCCGATGATGGCCGGGCCCGGGTGCTGACACTGACCGCGTCCGGGCGCGACGCGCTGGAACGCGCGCGGGCCGCCTTCGGGGACATCAATGCGCGCATCGGTGAATCGCTCGATGACGCGGCGCTCCACCAGCTCGCCGACGCGCTCGACCGGCTGACCGCGGCATTCGCGCCGCCGACCGGGGACTGA
- a CDS encoding mechanosensitive ion channel family protein: MEQFASLDSLLLDNPLRDWLAALVIALAINVFVGALKWLSKARLAAIAQRTATPFDDSVVMAVGRTQQGLVLLVSLYIGSHYLTLPETTTPVLRGIAVIAGFCQLGLWGGAMIEFWIGRSKKRALEADPATATTLGAVKFMALVILWTMLLLLALDNLGVNVTALVAGLGVGGIAVALAVQNILGDLFASLSIVVDKPFVLGDFVIVDTFMGNIEHIGLKTTRIRSLGGEQLVFANSDLLKSRLRNYQRMQERRVLFRFGVLYSTDADELERIPERVREIIIAQQDVRFDRAHFCNFGASSLDFEVVYWVLDPDYVRYMDLHQQISLGIVRALRAAGVGFAFPTQTVHIESMPAERPAPAAPAPGSG, from the coding sequence ATGGAACAGTTCGCCTCGCTCGACTCCCTCCTGCTGGACAATCCGCTGCGCGACTGGCTGGCCGCGCTCGTGATCGCGCTGGCGATCAATGTCTTCGTCGGTGCCCTCAAGTGGCTCTCGAAGGCGCGTCTGGCGGCGATCGCCCAGCGCACCGCGACGCCGTTCGATGATTCGGTGGTCATGGCCGTGGGTCGCACGCAGCAGGGGCTCGTGCTGCTGGTCTCGCTCTATATCGGTTCGCACTATCTGACGCTGCCCGAGACGACCACGCCCGTGCTGCGGGGCATTGCGGTGATCGCCGGCTTCTGTCAGCTCGGGCTGTGGGGCGGCGCCATGATCGAATTCTGGATCGGCCGCTCGAAGAAGCGCGCGCTCGAGGCCGACCCCGCCACCGCCACCACGCTGGGCGCGGTCAAGTTCATGGCCCTGGTCATTCTCTGGACCATGCTGCTGCTGCTGGCGCTGGACAACCTCGGCGTCAACGTGACGGCGCTGGTGGCCGGGCTCGGTGTCGGCGGCATCGCGGTGGCGCTGGCGGTGCAGAACATCCTGGGCGATCTCTTCGCGTCGTTGTCCATCGTCGTCGACAAGCCCTTCGTGCTCGGCGATTTCGTCATCGTCGACACCTTCATGGGCAACATCGAGCACATCGGCCTCAAGACCACCCGCATCCGCAGCCTCGGCGGCGAGCAGCTGGTATTCGCCAACTCCGACCTGCTCAAGTCGCGCCTGCGCAACTATCAGCGCATGCAGGAGCGTCGCGTGCTGTTCCGCTTCGGCGTGCTCTACAGCACCGACGCCGACGAGCTCGAACGCATCCCCGAGCGCGTGCGCGAGATCATCATCGCGCAGCAGGACGTGCGCTTCGACCGCGCCCATTTCTGCAACTTCGGAGCGTCGTCGCTGGATTTCGAGGTGGTCTATTGGGTGCTGGACCCGGACTACGTGCGCTACATGGATCTGCACCAGCAGATCAGTCTCGGCATCGTCCGTGCCCTCCGCGCGGCGGGGGTCGGCTTCGCCTTCCCGACCCAGACCGTGCACATCGAGAGCATGCCCGCCGAGCGGCCCGCACCGGCCGCACCCGCTCCCGGTTCAGGATGA
- the sbcB gene encoding exodeoxyribonuclease I: protein MAEPSFYWHDYETFGSNPRRDRPAQFAGMRTTLDLEPEGEPLVLYCRPLDDLLPHPEACLITGVTPQVAEAEGVPEPEFIARIERELGAPGTCGVGYNSLRFDDEVTRHTLWRNFRDPYAREWRQGCSRWDLIDTVRLVHALRPEGIEWPRRDDGATSFRLEDLAEANGLEKQRAHDALSDVHTTIALARLLRDRKPKLFAYVLDNRDKRSARAMLDPDAPAMVLHVSQRFPAATGCISPILPIAPHPFNNNAVICFDLRHDPRDLLELPPDELFDRLFTPAEDLPDDVERLPLKNVHLNRCPVLAPVSTLKGVDTGRLQLDMQRCEKHAGQLVAAIDDVRETAVALFSEQDFAPSADPEQGLYDGFVDNGDRQRCEEIRHLDGSGLAALGAPFADERLNALLMRYRARHFPDSLDDEERAEWQRWREGRLRFAPDGGLSLDDYDALLAQLRGMHSTPEATGILDQLAEWGQRLRADID, encoded by the coding sequence ATGGCCGAACCCAGCTTCTACTGGCACGACTACGAAACCTTCGGCAGCAACCCCCGGCGCGACCGCCCGGCACAGTTCGCCGGCATGCGCACCACGCTGGACCTCGAGCCGGAGGGCGAGCCACTGGTGCTCTACTGCCGGCCTCTGGACGATCTGCTGCCGCACCCCGAAGCCTGTCTCATCACCGGCGTCACGCCGCAGGTCGCGGAGGCCGAGGGCGTGCCCGAGCCCGAGTTCATCGCACGCATCGAGCGCGAGCTGGGTGCACCGGGCACCTGCGGAGTCGGCTACAACAGTCTGCGCTTCGACGACGAGGTCACCCGCCACACCCTGTGGCGCAACTTCCGCGATCCCTATGCGCGCGAGTGGCGCCAGGGGTGCTCGCGATGGGACCTCATCGACACCGTGCGCCTGGTGCACGCGCTGCGCCCCGAGGGCATCGAGTGGCCGCGCCGCGACGATGGCGCGACCAGCTTCCGCCTCGAGGATCTGGCCGAGGCCAACGGGCTGGAGAAGCAGCGCGCACACGATGCCCTGTCGGACGTGCACACCACCATCGCCCTCGCCCGCCTGCTCCGCGACCGCAAGCCGAAGCTGTTCGCCTATGTCCTCGACAACCGCGACAAGCGCTCGGCGCGCGCCATGCTCGACCCCGACGCGCCGGCGATGGTGCTGCACGTCTCGCAGCGATTCCCGGCCGCAACCGGCTGCATCAGCCCCATCCTTCCGATCGCGCCGCATCCATTCAACAACAACGCGGTGATCTGCTTCGACCTGCGTCACGACCCGCGCGATCTGCTCGAGCTGCCGCCGGACGAGCTCTTCGATCGGCTCTTCACGCCCGCCGAGGATCTGCCCGACGACGTCGAGCGCCTGCCACTCAAGAACGTCCATCTCAACCGCTGCCCGGTACTGGCGCCGGTGAGCACGCTCAAGGGGGTCGACACCGGTCGTCTGCAACTCGACATGCAGCGCTGCGAGAAGCATGCAGGGCAACTCGTCGCGGCCATCGACGACGTGCGCGAGACCGCGGTCGCGCTGTTCTCCGAACAGGACTTCGCGCCCAGCGCCGACCCCGAGCAGGGACTCTACGACGGTTTCGTCGACAACGGCGACCGGCAGCGCTGCGAGGAGATCCGCCATCTCGACGGCAGCGGCCTGGCTGCGCTGGGTGCGCCATTCGCGGACGAGCGGCTCAATGCGCTGCTGATGCGCTATCGCGCCCGCCACTTCCCCGACTCGCTCGACGATGAGGAACGCGCCGAGTGGCAGCGCTGGCGGGAGGGACGATTGCGCTTCGCGCCCGATGGCGGGCTCTCGCTCGACGACTACGACGCGCTGCTGGCGCAGCTTCGCGGCATGCACTCGACGCCGGAAGCGACAGGCATCCTCGACCAGCTTGCGGAGTGGGGACAGCGCCTGCGCGCCGATATCGACTGA
- a CDS encoding propionyl-CoA synthetase: MTDGEYRRQHRTSIDNPTAFWAEQAEALHWDRRWDSILTHDDPDGAPHWFAGGRLNTCHNAVDRHVEAGRGDTLALIHDSPVTDSVTRYTFRELRDATAALAGALRAHGVGTGDRVVIYMPMVAEAAIAMLACARIGAVHSVVFGGFAAPELAKRIDDARPKLILSASCGIEGSRVIAYKPLLDAALEGASHKPEACIVLQRPQCAAALTAGRDHDWREAVSAAEPAECVPVAATDPLYVLYTSGTTGRPKGVVRDNGGHAVALHYSMRAVYDMGPGEVFWAASDVGWVVGHSYIVYAPLLAGCTTVMYEGKPVGTPDAGAFWRVAADHGVKALFTAPTAFRAIKKEDPKGEHLARYDLSAFEALYLAGERCDPDTITWAGDLLKVPVIDHWWQTETGWPIAGICRGLDAGLDVRIGSAGLPVPGYDIAVVDDDGRPLERDAIGNIVVRQPLPPGTLPTLWRDEDGFREHYLARFPGYYLTGDAGRIDADGYVWVMSRIDDIINVAGHRLSTGAMEEVLAGHPDVAECAVIAVADATKGQLPVGMVVLKAGVERDHDTIVEELIARVRSEIGAVAAFKRAFVVARLPKTRSGKVLRKTMRAIANGESPAVPATIDDPAILDEIAGALGATETG; the protein is encoded by the coding sequence ATGACCGACGGCGAATACCGCAGACAGCACCGGACTTCCATCGACAACCCCACCGCCTTCTGGGCCGAACAGGCGGAGGCACTGCACTGGGACCGACGCTGGGACAGCATCCTGACCCATGACGACCCGGACGGCGCGCCGCACTGGTTCGCGGGCGGCCGGCTCAACACCTGCCACAACGCGGTCGACCGCCATGTCGAGGCGGGCCGGGGCGACACGCTGGCGCTGATCCACGACAGCCCGGTCACCGACTCGGTGACGCGCTATACCTTCCGCGAGCTGCGCGACGCCACCGCCGCGCTGGCCGGCGCGCTGCGCGCACACGGCGTCGGAACCGGTGACCGGGTGGTCATCTACATGCCGATGGTGGCCGAGGCCGCCATCGCCATGCTGGCCTGCGCGCGCATCGGTGCCGTGCACTCGGTGGTGTTCGGCGGTTTCGCCGCCCCCGAGCTCGCCAAGCGCATCGACGATGCCCGGCCGAAGCTGATCCTGTCGGCCTCCTGCGGCATCGAGGGCAGCCGCGTCATCGCCTACAAGCCGCTGCTCGACGCGGCGCTGGAAGGCGCCAGCCACAAGCCCGAGGCCTGCATCGTCCTGCAGCGCCCGCAATGCGCGGCCGCGCTCACCGCGGGCCGCGACCACGACTGGCGCGAGGCCGTCTCCGCGGCCGAGCCCGCCGAATGCGTGCCGGTGGCCGCGACCGACCCGCTGTACGTGCTCTATACCTCCGGCACCACGGGCAGACCGAAGGGCGTCGTGCGCGACAACGGCGGCCACGCGGTGGCGCTGCACTACTCGATGCGCGCGGTCTACGACATGGGGCCGGGCGAGGTGTTCTGGGCGGCCTCCGACGTCGGCTGGGTGGTGGGCCATTCGTACATCGTCTACGCCCCGCTGCTCGCCGGCTGCACGACGGTGATGTACGAGGGCAAGCCGGTGGGCACGCCGGACGCCGGCGCGTTCTGGCGGGTCGCGGCCGATCACGGCGTCAAGGCCCTGTTCACGGCCCCCACCGCCTTCCGCGCCATCAAGAAGGAAGACCCGAAGGGCGAGCATCTGGCGCGCTACGACCTGTCCGCCTTCGAGGCCCTGTACCTCGCCGGCGAGCGCTGCGACCCGGACACCATCACCTGGGCCGGTGATCTACTGAAGGTGCCGGTGATCGACCACTGGTGGCAGACCGAGACCGGCTGGCCCATCGCCGGCATCTGCCGCGGGCTCGACGCGGGCCTGGACGTGCGCATCGGCTCCGCCGGCCTGCCGGTGCCCGGCTACGACATCGCCGTGGTCGACGACGACGGCCGGCCCCTGGAGCGCGACGCCATCGGCAACATCGTGGTACGCCAGCCGCTGCCTCCCGGCACGCTGCCCACGCTGTGGCGCGACGAGGACGGTTTCCGCGAGCACTACCTGGCGCGCTTCCCGGGCTACTACCTGACCGGCGACGCCGGCAGGATCGACGCCGACGGCTATGTCTGGGTGATGTCGCGCATCGACGACATCATCAACGTCGCCGGCCACCGGCTGTCCACCGGCGCCATGGAGGAAGTGCTCGCGGGCCACCCGGACGTCGCCGAATGCGCGGTCATCGCGGTGGCCGATGCCACCAAGGGCCAGCTGCCGGTGGGCATGGTCGTGCTCAAGGCCGGTGTCGAGCGCGACCATGACACCATCGTCGAGGAGCTGATCGCGCGTGTGCGCAGCGAGATCGGCGCGGTGGCGGCGTTCAAGCGCGCCTTCGTGGTCGCGCGGCTGCCCAAGACACGCTCCGGCAAGGTGCTGCGCAAGACCATGCGCGCCATCGCCAACGGCGAGTCGCCGGCGGTGCCGGCGACCATCGACGACCCCGCCATCCTCGACGAGATCGCCGGCGCCCTGGGCGCCACCGAGACCGGCTGA
- a CDS encoding isovaleryl-CoA dehydrogenase, protein MTMKHLNHDLGEDIEALRDAVAAFAEREIAPLAARADADNAFPNALWPKLGELGVLGMTADPEYGGMNLGYLAHVIAMEEISRVSGSIGLSYGAHSNLCVNQLDKNGSPEQKAKYLPKLVSGEHVGALAMSEPGAGSDVVSMRLRAEKKGDRYVLNGSKMWITNGPDADTLIVYAKTDPDAGPRGITAFIIEKGFKGFSTAQKLDKLGMRGSNTCELVFDDCEVPEENVLGAVGKGVNVLMSGLDYERVVLSGGPLGLMQAALDIVVPYTHERRQFDQPIGTFQLMQAKLADMYVGSSVCRSYVYAVARACDRGETTRKDAAGAILYAAEKATWAAGQAIQALGGNGYINEYATGRLWRDAKLYEIGAGTSEIRRMLIGRELFDETV, encoded by the coding sequence ATGACCATGAAGCATCTCAATCACGACCTCGGAGAGGATATCGAAGCGCTGCGCGATGCGGTTGCCGCGTTCGCGGAGCGCGAGATCGCGCCGCTGGCCGCCCGGGCCGACGCCGACAATGCCTTCCCCAATGCGCTGTGGCCCAAGCTCGGCGAGCTGGGCGTGCTGGGCATGACCGCCGACCCCGAGTACGGCGGGATGAATCTGGGCTATCTCGCGCACGTGATCGCCATGGAGGAGATCTCGCGTGTGTCGGGCAGCATCGGCCTGTCCTACGGCGCGCATTCCAATCTGTGCGTCAATCAGCTCGACAAGAACGGCAGCCCCGAGCAGAAGGCGAAGTATCTGCCGAAGCTGGTCAGCGGCGAGCACGTCGGCGCGCTTGCCATGAGCGAGCCGGGGGCCGGCTCGGATGTGGTGTCGATGCGCCTGCGCGCCGAGAAGAAGGGCGACCGCTACGTGCTCAACGGCAGCAAGATGTGGATCACCAACGGTCCCGATGCCGACACCCTGATCGTCTACGCCAAGACCGATCCGGATGCCGGGCCGCGCGGCATCACCGCCTTCATCATCGAGAAGGGCTTCAAGGGCTTCTCCACCGCCCAGAAGCTCGACAAGCTCGGCATGCGCGGCTCGAACACCTGCGAGCTGGTGTTCGACGACTGCGAGGTGCCCGAGGAGAACGTGCTGGGTGCGGTCGGCAAGGGGGTCAACGTGCTGATGTCGGGGCTCGACTACGAGCGCGTCGTGCTCTCCGGCGGTCCGCTCGGGCTCATGCAGGCGGCGCTCGACATCGTCGTGCCGTACACCCACGAGCGGCGCCAGTTCGATCAGCCCATCGGCACCTTCCAGCTCATGCAGGCCAAGCTCGCCGACATGTACGTGGGCAGCTCGGTCTGCCGCAGCTACGTGTACGCGGTGGCGCGCGCCTGCGATCGTGGAGAGACCACGCGCAAGGACGCCGCCGGCGCCATCCTGTACGCGGCCGAGAAGGCCACCTGGGCCGCCGGGCAGGCCATCCAGGCGCTGGGCGGCAACGGTTACATCAACGAGTACGCCACCGGCCGGCTGTGGCGCGACGCCAAGCTCTACGAGATCGGCGCCGGCACCTCCGAGATCCGCCGCATGCTGATCGGGCGCGAGCTCTTCGACGAGACCGTCTGA
- a CDS encoding TetR/AcrR family transcriptional regulator has protein sequence MAYRRSARMQARLDDNRQRIRDAARRIIAGGGFRHAQMAAVAEAAGLSTGSLYRYFPSKAELFIDVLGAAADHEIRILESIGSAGGSVQDRLQAAVRSYAGRALEGPHLAHAFMVEPVEPELDSARQYHRKRVAAAYRAILDEGVAGGVFPEQDTGLAAACLVGAMTEALSGPTAEAPATADERRRLVESICRFCLRAVSANRTPADDAA, from the coding sequence ATGGCCTACCGCCGCTCCGCGCGCATGCAGGCGCGCCTCGACGACAACCGCCAGCGGATCCGCGACGCGGCCCGACGCATCATTGCCGGCGGCGGCTTCCGGCATGCCCAGATGGCCGCGGTGGCGGAAGCCGCCGGCCTGTCCACCGGCTCGCTGTACCGCTACTTCCCGTCCAAGGCCGAGCTGTTCATCGATGTGCTGGGCGCTGCGGCGGATCACGAGATCCGCATACTGGAATCCATCGGCAGCGCCGGTGGCTCGGTCCAGGATCGCCTGCAGGCCGCGGTGCGCAGCTATGCCGGTCGCGCGCTCGAAGGCCCCCACCTCGCCCACGCCTTCATGGTCGAGCCGGTGGAACCCGAGCTCGACAGCGCGCGGCAGTACCATCGCAAGCGTGTCGCTGCGGCCTATCGCGCCATCCTCGACGAAGGCGTCGCGGGCGGCGTGTTCCCCGAGCAGGACACCGGCCTGGCCGCCGCCTGCCTGGTCGGCGCCATGACCGAGGCGCTGAGCGGCCCCACCGCGGAAGCACCCGCCACGGCCGACGAGCGCCGCCGGCTGGTGGAAAGCATCTGCCGGTTCTGCCTGCGCGCGGTCAGCGCCAACCGCACGCCCGCCGACGACGCTGCCTGA
- a CDS encoding WYL domain-containing protein encodes MERGERFYYIHRKLKAGSCLPLRHFLDTLEISRATFKRDIEYLRDRYGAPIVYDRDRGGYRYDREQPEGNRFELPGLWFSPEELHGLLTLDALLADMGDGLLGEPLSRMRDRLAELLGDQGPALEQLRQRVRVFPTGVRRRLSTCFPTVAHAVMARRRLTIRYWTRSRDTVTDRQVSPQRLIHYRGNWYLDAWCHLRQDLRNFSVDAIVQAELDDDEAVDIAADALERSLGAAYGIFSGAPDRWAVLRFSTERSRWIRDEIWHPDQRTELGADGRCTLRVPYHHDEELVMEILRHGREVEVLEPEELRRHVRESMTR; translated from the coding sequence ATGGAGCGCGGCGAACGCTTCTACTACATCCACCGCAAGCTGAAGGCGGGAAGCTGCCTGCCTCTCCGGCATTTCCTCGACACGCTGGAGATCTCGCGCGCCACCTTCAAGCGCGACATCGAGTACCTGCGCGACCGCTACGGCGCACCCATCGTCTACGATCGCGATCGCGGCGGCTACCGGTACGATCGCGAACAACCCGAGGGCAACCGCTTCGAACTGCCCGGACTGTGGTTCTCGCCCGAGGAGCTGCACGGCCTGCTGACCCTCGATGCGCTGCTCGCCGACATGGGCGACGGCCTGTTGGGGGAGCCCTTGTCGCGCATGCGCGACCGTCTCGCGGAGCTGCTCGGCGATCAGGGACCGGCCCTGGAACAGCTGCGACAACGCGTGCGCGTATTCCCCACCGGCGTGCGCCGGCGCCTGTCGACGTGCTTCCCCACGGTGGCCCACGCCGTCATGGCACGCCGCCGTCTGACCATCCGCTACTGGACGCGGTCGCGCGACACCGTCACCGATCGCCAGGTCTCGCCGCAGCGGCTCATCCACTATCGCGGCAACTGGTATCTGGATGCCTGGTGCCACCTGCGGCAGGACCTGCGCAACTTCTCGGTCGACGCCATCGTGCAGGCCGAGCTGGACGACGACGAGGCCGTGGACATCGCCGCCGACGCGCTGGAACGGAGCCTGGGCGCGGCCTACGGCATCTTCTCCGGGGCCCCCGACCGCTGGGCCGTCCTGCGCTTCTCGACCGAACGCTCGCGCTGGATCCGCGACGAGATCTGGCACCCTGACCAGCGCACCGAACTCGGCGCGGACGGCCGCTGCACGCTGCGCGTGCCCTACCACCACGACGAGGAACTGGTGATGGAGATCCTGCGGCACGGACGCGAGGTCGAGGTGCTCGAGCCCGAGGAACTCCGGCGGCACGTGCGTGAATCCATGACCCGTTGA
- the mltF gene encoding membrane-bound lytic murein transglycosylase MltF, protein MWLLVAALLVTGSWRSPALEQIRRSGVLRAAMVNDPTSYYLGPAGYTGFDYDLVRDFAAHLGVELKIVLVDSPDAAHDEVRSGNAHIAAIASPVTDNRLRDLRFSRPLRYRTPQLVGRTGNAIPDDLGALEDTIVVAEGTAYVEWLQELEAQYPDLQWHARAGTEVEALLSEVADRDLALTVAGSDLVAITQRYYPRLVVRRDLGPARPLAWAVSATHGEALNRALAHFLRLLGTEEMARLRDRYFGHIDRLNYVDAVALATHFETRLPRYREHFERAGESTGVDWRLLAAVGYQESHWDNKAVSPTGVRGIMQITEQTAEFLDISDRTDPDEAIDGAARYLRSLHGRLPDSIPEPDRSWFMLAAYNIGLGHVLDARRLTASMGDNPDRWVDVRQHLPLLTQPRHYRQLRYGYARGPEAVQYVGNVRTYFDMLVWLTGRDETPEPVSPQPREMRPPRSQDPLSIEQPLL, encoded by the coding sequence ATGTGGCTACTGGTAGCGGCGCTGCTGGTCACCGGCAGCTGGCGCTCTCCGGCACTGGAGCAGATCCGCCGCAGCGGCGTGCTGCGCGCGGCGATGGTCAACGACCCGACCAGCTACTACCTCGGTCCCGCGGGCTACACCGGCTTCGACTACGACCTGGTACGCGACTTCGCGGCGCATCTGGGCGTCGAGCTGAAGATCGTTCTGGTGGATTCGCCGGACGCCGCGCACGACGAGGTGCGCTCGGGCAATGCGCACATCGCCGCCATCGCGTCGCCGGTCACGGACAACCGGCTGCGCGATCTACGCTTCTCGCGGCCGCTGCGCTACCGGACCCCGCAGCTGGTCGGGCGCACGGGCAACGCCATCCCGGACGATCTGGGCGCGCTCGAGGACACCATCGTCGTGGCCGAGGGCACCGCCTACGTCGAGTGGCTGCAGGAGCTGGAAGCGCAGTACCCGGACCTGCAGTGGCACGCGCGCGCCGGCACCGAAGTGGAGGCCCTGCTCAGCGAGGTCGCCGACCGCGACCTGGCGCTTACCGTGGCGGGCTCTGACCTGGTGGCGATCACCCAGCGCTACTATCCGCGCCTGGTGGTCAGGCGCGACCTCGGGCCGGCGCGCCCTCTCGCCTGGGCGGTGTCCGCGACGCACGGCGAGGCCCTGAACCGCGCGCTGGCGCACTTCCTGCGGCTGCTCGGCACCGAGGAGATGGCGCGGCTGCGCGACCGCTATTTCGGGCACATCGACCGACTCAACTACGTCGATGCCGTGGCCCTGGCCACGCACTTCGAGACACGCCTGCCCCGCTACCGGGAGCACTTCGAGCGGGCCGGCGAATCGACCGGCGTGGACTGGCGCCTGCTCGCAGCGGTCGGCTATCAGGAGTCGCACTGGGACAACAAGGCGGTGAGCCCGACCGGTGTCCGCGGGATCATGCAGATCACCGAGCAGACCGCCGAGTTCCTGGACATCTCGGACCGCACCGATCCGGACGAAGCCATCGATGGCGCGGCGCGCTACCTGCGCTCCCTGCACGGGCGGCTGCCGGACAGCATTCCCGAGCCGGACCGCAGCTGGTTCATGCTCGCGGCCTACAACATCGGGCTGGGGCACGTGCTGGACGCACGGCGTCTCACCGCATCGATGGGCGACAACCCCGATCGCTGGGTGGATGTGCGGCAGCACCTGCCGCTCCTCACCCAGCCGCGACACTACCGGCAGCTGCGCTACGGGTACGCGCGCGGCCCCGAGGCGGTCCAGTACGTCGGCAATGTGCGCACCTACTTCGACATGCTGGTCTGGCTCACCGGCCGGGACGAGACCCCGGAGCCGGTGTCGCCCCAGCCACGCGAGATGCGGCCACCGCGCAGCCAGGATCCGCTGTCCATCGAGCAGCCGCTGCTCTGA